From Phragmites australis chromosome 5, lpPhrAust1.1, whole genome shotgun sequence, a single genomic window includes:
- the LOC133919367 gene encoding gibberellin 2-beta-dioxygenase 6-like produces MPDFARNAAEPPLAASYYALLCRCGGGLHGSACTTVPPASSEVPLPVSECELPMIDVGCLTSDDRGGGSAEERAACAAAIARAAEEWGFFQVRNHGVRQELLEEMRREQARLFCLPFEAKATAGLFDDSYRWGTPTATSPQQLSWSEAFHVPLAGISGNSRNFGELTTLRDVTREVEGAMSKLASTLARVLAETLLGRPAGERFPEGCDETSCFLRLNRYPPCPFSPDAFGLVPHTDSDFLTVLYQDQVGGLQLMKDATWLSVKPIPGALIVNIGDLFQAWSNNRYKSVEHKVMTNAMTERYSVAYFLCPSYDSPIGTYKEPSTYMPFTFGEYRRKVQEDVKRTGKKIGLPNFLV; encoded by the exons ATGCCGGACTTCGCGAGGAACGCGGCGGAGCCGCCGCTGGCGGCCAGCTACTACGCACTGCTCtgccgctgcggcggcgggctCCACGGAAGCGCGTGCACGACGGTACCGCCGGCGTCGTCGGAGGTCCCGCTTCCCGTGTCGGAGTGCGAGCTCCCAATGATCGACGTGGGGTGCCTGACGAGCGATGATCGCGGCGGGGGCAGCGCGGAGGAGCGCGCGGCGTGCGCGGCGGCCATTGCGCGGGCCGCCGAAGAGTGGGGGTTCTTCCAGGTGCGCAACCACGGCGTGCGGCAGGAGCTCCTGGAGGAGATGCGCCGCGAGCAAGCGCGGTTGTTCTGCCTGCCGTTCGAGGCCAAGGCTACGGCCGGCCTGTTTGACGACTCCTACCGCTGGGGCACCCCGACCGCGACGTCGCCCCAGCAGCTGTCCTGGTCCGAGGCCTTCCACGTCCCGCTCGCCGGCATCTCCGGCAACAGCCGCAACTTCGGCGAGCTCACCACCCTGAG GGACGTGACGCGGGAGGTGGAGGGCGCGATGTCGAAGCTGGCCAGCACGCTGGCGCGCGTCCTGGCGGAGACCCTGCTGGGGCGCCCCGCGGGCGAGCGGTTCCCGGAGGGGTGCGACGAGACGTCGTGCTTTCTCCGGCTGAACCGGTACCCGCCGTGCCCCTTCTCCCCCGACGCCTTCGGCCTGGTGCCGCACACGGACAGCGACTTCCTCACCGTGCTCTACCAGGACCAGGTCGGCGGCCTGCAGCTCATGAAGGACGCCACCTGGTTGTCCGTCAAGCCCATCCCCGGCGCTCTCATCGTCAACATCGGGGACCTTTTCCAG GCATGGAGCAATAACAGATACAAGAGCGTGGAGCACAAGGTGATGACCAACGCGATGACGGAGAGGTACTCTGTTGCGTACTTCCTTTGCCCGTCCTACGACTCGCCGATCGGCACTTACAAGGAGCCTTCGACTTACATGCCATTCACGTTCGGAGAGTACAGGAGAAAGGTGcaagaagatgtcaaaagaacCGGGAAGAAGATCGGGCTCCCTAATTTTCTCGTATag